A stretch of Ipomoea triloba cultivar NCNSP0323 chromosome 13, ASM357664v1 DNA encodes these proteins:
- the LOC116002584 gene encoding sm-like protein LSM5: MSSNNPSQLLPSELIDRCIGSKIWVIMKGDKELVGTLRGFDVYVNMVLEDVTEYEITSEGRRITKLDQILLNGNNIAILVPGGSPDTE; this comes from the exons ATGTCTTCGAACAACCCATCTCAACTACTTCCATCTG aGCTAATTGACCGCTGCATTGGGTCCAAAATCTGGGTCATAATGAAAGGGGATAAGGAGCTTGTTGGAACCCTTAGAGGATTTGATGTTTATGTTAACATGGTCCTGGAAGATGTCACTGAATA CGAGATCACCTCTGAAGGACGGCGAATAACAAAGCTTGACCAGATCTTGCTCAATGGAAATAACATTGCCATT CTTGTTCCGGGAGGCTCACCCGATACAGAATGA